A window of the Hordeum vulgare subsp. vulgare chromosome 5H, MorexV3_pseudomolecules_assembly, whole genome shotgun sequence genome harbors these coding sequences:
- the LOC123396156 gene encoding NAD(P)H-quinone oxidoreductase subunit 2 A, chloroplastic-like, producing the protein MDSVLYIREEEARNPLFDSDSPTPVVAFLSVTSKVAASASATRILDIPFYFSSNEWHLLLEILAILSMILGNLLAITQTSMKRMLAYSSIGQIGYVIIGIIVGDSNDGYASMITYMLFYISMNLGTFACIVLFGLRTGTDNIRDYAGLYMKDPFLALSLALCLLSLGGLPPLAGFFGKLYLFWCGWQAGLYFLVSIGLLTSVLSIYYYLKIIKLLMTGRNQEITPYVRNYRRSPLRSNNSIELSMTVCVIASTIPGISMNPILAIAQDTLF; encoded by the exons ATGGATTCGGTCTTATACATACGCGAGGAAG AAGCGAGGAATCCTCTTTTCGACTCTGACTCCCCCACTCCAGTCGTTGCTTTTCTTTCTGTTACTTCGAAagtagctgcttcagcttcagccacgcgaattctcgatattcctttttatttctcatcaaacgaatggcatcttcttctggaaatcctagctattcttagcatgattttgGGGAATCTCCTTGCTATTACTCAAACAAGCATGAAACGTATGCTTGCATATTCGTCCATAGGGCAAATCGGATATGTAATTATTGGAATAATTGTTGGAGACTCAAATGATGGATATGCAAGCATGATAACTTATATGCTGTTCTATATCTCCATGAATCTAGGAACTTTTGCTTGCATTGTATTATTTGGTCTACGTACCGGAACTGATAACATTCGAGATTATGCAGGATTATACATGAAAGATCCTTTTTTGGCTCTCTCTTTAGCCCTATGTCTCTTATCCCTAGGAGGCCTTCCTCCACTAGCAGGTTTCTTCGGAAAACTCTATCTATTCTGGTGTGGATGGCAAGCAGGCCTATATTTCTTGGTTTCAATAGGACTCCTTACGAGCGTTCTTTCTATCTACTATTATCTAAAAATAATCAAGTTATTAATGACTGGACGAAACCAAGAAATAACCCCTTATGTGCGAAATTATAGAAGATCCCCTTTAAGATCAAACAATTCCATCGAATTGAGTATGACTGTATGTGTGATAGCATCTACTATACCAGGAATATCAATGAACCCCATTCTTGCAATTGCTCAGGATACCCTCTTTTAG
- the LOC123398161 gene encoding NAD(P)H-quinone oxidoreductase subunit 2 B, chloroplastic-like encodes MIWHVQNENFILDSTRIFMKAFHLLLFNGSFIFPECILIFGLILLLMIDSTSDQKDRPWFYFISSTSLVISITALLFRWREEPIISFSGNFQTNNFNEIFQFLILLCSTLCIPLSVEYIECTEMAITEFLLFLLTATLGGMFLCGANDLITIFVALECFSLCSYLLSGYTKRDLRSNEATMKYLLMGGASSSILVHGFSWLYGSSGGEIELQEIVNGLINTQMYNSPGISIALISITVGLGFKLSPAPFHQWTPDVYEGVWFVRQIPTSISISEVFGFCKTP; translated from the coding sequence ATGATCTGGCATGTACAGAATGAAAACTTCATTCTCGATTCTACGAGAATTTTTATGAAAGCGTTTCATTTGCTTCTCTTCAATGGAAGTTTCATTTTCCCAGAATGTATCCTAATTTTTGGCCTAATTCTTCTTCTGATGATCGATTCAACCTCTGATCAAAAAGATAGACCTTGGTTCTATTTCATCTCTTCAACAAGTTTAGTAATAAGCATAACGGCCCTATTGTTCCGATGGAGAGAAGAACCTATAATTAGCTTTTCGGGAAATTTCCAAACGAACAATTTCAACGAAATCTTTCAATTTCTCATTTTATTATGTTCAACTTTATGTATTCCTCTATCCgtagagtacattgaatgtacagaAATGGCTATAACAGAGTTTCTGTTATTCCTATTAACAGCTACTCTAGGGGGAATGTTTTTATGTGGTGCTAACGATTTAATAACTATCTTTGTAGCTCTAGAATGTTTCAGTTTATGTTCCTACCTATTGTCTGGATATACCAAGAGAGATCTACGGTCTAATGAGGCTACTATGAAATATTTACTCATGGGTGGGGCAAGCTCTTCTATTCTGGTTCATGGTTTCTCTTGGCTATATGGTTCATCTGGGGGGGAGATCGAGCTTCAAGAAATTGTGAACGGTCTTATCAATACACAAATGTATAACTCCCCAGGAATTTCAATTGCGCTTATATCCATCACTGTAGGACTTGGGTTCAAGCTTTCCCCAGCCCCTTTTCATCAATGGACTCCTGACGTCTACGAAGGAGTGTGGTTCGTTCGACAAATTCCTACCTCTATATCTATCTCTGAGGTGTTTGGGTTTTGCAAAACTCCATAG